One Drosophila kikkawai strain 14028-0561.14 chromosome 3L, DkikHiC1v2, whole genome shotgun sequence genomic window carries:
- the LOC138928463 gene encoding uncharacterized protein, with product MSDTENSVRAQNESPSDVDFYRAKTQSILRQINSIKFYLNADSVNQFDEADLLARMDWINSLNEAFDAAQTSLKRLDFTEISSDHRMQFSGVFMDVKAKLSRGLAAHRKSQLPASIAANSTSIEMPNHPDLSFRPRKPRLPNLEIARFHGSYAEWPDFLATFTTVIGNDDELTDIEKLQYLRSSLGGVALETIRSAHVQAIFGSKGVEKGSSKGLRELSDCMNSRLRAIRTLATTQQILDGLLIHIVTRKLDHGTREKWEEDLSITELPTWDAMESFLEKRCRMMENLDQSWNTKLGWIVSGGLSRNLLSEETCIEEVTSGGDGVIRVAMVRTATGLIKRAVANLAALPIDSEIVGTVPLPTGGVCSEQIASA from the exons ATGTCTGATACGGAAAATTCGGTTCGGGCGCAAAATGAATCCCCAAGTGACGTGGACTTCTACCGAGCCAAAACCCAATCTATTTTGCGGCAAATAAACtcgattaaattttatttaaatgctgattCGGTCAATCAGTTCGATGAAGCTGATTTACTCGCGCGAATGGATTGGATCAACTCCTTAAACGAGGCATTTGATGCTGCGCAGACATCGTTGAAGCGACTGGATTTTACGGAGATCTCGAGCGACCATCGGATGCAATTTTCCGGAGTTTTCATGGATGTAAAGGCGAAACTAAGCCGAGGCTTAGCTGCTCATCGCAAGTCGCAACTGCCGGCTTCAATCGCTGCCAATTCAACATCCATTGAAATGCCTAACCACCCGGATCTTTCTTTTAGACCTAGGAAGCCTCGTCTGCCGAATCTGGAAATCGCTCGTTTTCATGGATCCTATGCTGAGTGGCCGGATTTTCTAGCGACGTTCACTACGGTCATCGGGAATGATGATGAGCTAACGGATATTGAAAAGTTACAATACTTGCGGTCGAGTTTAGGCGGCGTGGCTTTGGAGACCATACGCTCG GCACACGTACAGGCAATATTTGGTTCAAAGGGTGTCGAGAAGGGATCGTCAAAGGGTCTTCGGGAGCTCAGTGATTGCATGAATTCACGTTTGCGAGCAATTCGAACCCTGGCCACTACGCAACAGATTTTGGATGGGCTTCTAATACACATCGTCACTCGAAAGCTGGATCATGGGACGCGTGAAAAATGGGAAGAGGATTTATCGATCACAGAGCTGCCTACCTGGGATGCTATGGAGTCATTTCTGGAGAAGAGGTGCAGGATGATGGAAAACTTGGATCAATCCTGG AACACCAAACTTGGTTGGATAGTCTCTGGAGGGTTATCGAGGAACCTGCTGAGCGAGGAGACCTGCATCGAGGAAGTCACATCCGGCGGAGACGGCGTCATCAGAGTAGCTATGGTCCGTACAGCTACGGGTCTAATCAAGAGAGCCGTCGCCAACCTAGCCGCTCTGCCCATCGATTCCGAGATAGTTGGAACCGTACCTCTTCCAACGGGGGGAGTATGTTCGGAGCAGATCGCCAGCGCCTAG
- the LOC138928506 gene encoding uncharacterized protein, with translation MLALGKKGNLVVVENEPAATGESRKLEPRYRGPYIVVKVLGNDHYVIEDIPGIQITGRKYCSVYSSDKIKPWCSNVPELDVPDDDEDRIEDDPNAGLAELSRVSRSGSDGEPLDSNGLASRS, from the coding sequence GTAATCTTGTAGTCGTTGAAAATGAACCAGCTGCTACAGGCGAGTCGCGAAAGCTCGAACCACGCTATCGAGGACCATATATCGTCGTCAAGGTCCTTGGAAACGACCATTATGTAATCGAAGACATCCCAGGTATACAGATTACAGGACGTAAATACTGTTCTGTCTATTCCTCGGATAAAATCAAGCCGTGGTGCTCCAACGTCCCTGAGCTGGATGTTCCCGACGATGACGAGGATCGAATCGAGGACGATCCGAATGCAGGATTGGCCGAGCTGTCACGAGTGTCACGATCCGGTTCCGATGGAGAACCATTAGACAGCAACGGTCTGGCATCTCGGAGTTAG